The following coding sequences lie in one Peribacillus frigoritolerans genomic window:
- a CDS encoding PH domain-containing protein → MSDPKRLHPIAVLLNIIKSIKELVIPFLLVVVIPGKNEGIPGWIQPLVIAIIILLLIGIAFLQWLRFTYRIEEGEFRIESGVFVRKKRYIKFDRIHSIDISEGIIQRIFSLVKLNIETAGGSQADAVLSAISKSDAERINAFISEEKKAKHPFDKDKEEVANKEYAAKSSSVFKQTLPQLFVMAATSGAVGVFLSGAIAFISQFDEMIPFERIFKDYEEFIEMGTIILTLFALVALLVVYVLATLSMVIKYASFTVLKTDEEIVISRGLLEKRQLTIPIHKIQGIRIMENLIRKPLGLATVYIEYAGGSLEDKDSLSIMLFPLIRKRHLHEKILEILPVYETTTEMTPIPKRALSRYVFRKFLYLIPIIGALVWFFRPWGYLSLLLVPLAIFWAYMQYRDAGWSIDGNLLLLSSRFFSKQTLIMQRSRIQSITYKKSWFQNRKELATISASVKSGITSRVGMVADVEEKDCLIIKSWYLPKKAVDSQ, encoded by the coding sequence TCCTAAAAGGCTTCACCCCATAGCTGTATTGCTTAACATCATTAAATCGATTAAGGAGTTAGTCATCCCTTTTTTATTAGTGGTCGTCATTCCTGGGAAGAATGAAGGAATTCCTGGATGGATACAACCGCTGGTCATTGCCATTATTATACTTTTACTGATAGGCATTGCATTCCTTCAATGGTTACGTTTTACATATCGCATAGAAGAGGGCGAATTCAGAATTGAGTCCGGGGTATTCGTAAGGAAGAAACGGTATATAAAGTTTGACCGGATCCATAGCATAGATATATCAGAGGGCATCATCCAGAGGATATTCAGCCTGGTGAAGCTGAATATTGAAACGGCAGGCGGGTCTCAGGCCGATGCCGTATTATCAGCCATAAGCAAAAGTGATGCGGAACGAATCAATGCTTTTATAAGTGAGGAAAAAAAAGCGAAACATCCTTTTGATAAGGATAAAGAAGAAGTTGCGAATAAAGAATATGCAGCTAAATCGTCTTCCGTTTTTAAGCAGACTTTGCCGCAGCTATTCGTTATGGCTGCCACTTCGGGAGCGGTAGGTGTCTTCCTATCTGGGGCAATCGCTTTTATTTCACAGTTCGATGAAATGATACCTTTTGAGAGGATATTTAAGGATTATGAAGAGTTTATTGAAATGGGGACCATCATACTGACCTTGTTTGCCCTGGTGGCTTTACTGGTTGTTTATGTACTGGCCACATTAAGTATGGTAATTAAATATGCTTCCTTTACCGTGTTAAAAACGGATGAGGAAATCGTTATTTCCAGAGGGCTTCTCGAGAAAAGGCAGCTGACAATCCCTATCCATAAAATTCAAGGTATCCGGATCATGGAGAATTTGATTCGAAAGCCATTGGGATTGGCGACGGTTTATATTGAGTATGCGGGCGGCAGTTTGGAAGATAAAGATAGTCTATCCATCATGCTGTTCCCTTTAATCAGGAAGAGGCATTTACATGAAAAAATCCTGGAGATTTTACCGGTTTATGAAACAACCACTGAGATGACACCGATACCTAAGCGTGCACTTTCGCGGTATGTGTTTCGTAAGTTTCTGTACCTCATCCCGATCATCGGTGCCTTGGTATGGTTTTTCAGACCTTGGGGCTATCTTTCCCTTTTGCTTGTACCGTTGGCGATTTTTTGGGCTTACATGCAATATAGAGATGCAGGCTGGAGCATAGATGGAAATTTGTTGCTATTGAGCAGCCGTTTTTTCTCGAAGCAAACATTGATCATGCAAAGAAGCAGAATTCAATCAATCACATATAAAAAAAGTTGGTTTCAAAATCGAAAAGAATTAGCAACGATTTCAGCATCGGTCAAATCAGGAATCACCTCCCGGGTCGGCATGGTTGCTGATGTGGAAGAAAAGGATTGCCTAATAATTAAATCATGGTATTTACCTAAAAAAGCAGTCGACTCCCAATGA
- a CDS encoding rhomboid family intramembrane serine protease has product MFTRTEGFREYANSYRAVTVLILIMMIVFVLVLFPIFPGNVLFYYGSGVNLYIADGQWWRLITPIFLHSTFTHLLFNGFSLAIFGPFLEKLLGTVKFSIFFLSTGILANIATFLINPLTYNHVGASGAIFGLLGFFLYLVLFNKTNFTNNERNTVYTLTGIAVIMTFIQPQINVIGHLAGLATGFLTAPLYLRKKW; this is encoded by the coding sequence ATGTTTACAAGAACAGAAGGCTTCCGCGAATACGCAAATTCATATCGAGCTGTTACTGTGCTCATTCTCATTATGATGATTGTATTCGTTCTTGTCCTCTTCCCCATATTTCCCGGCAATGTACTCTTTTATTATGGCTCAGGTGTGAACTTATACATCGCTGATGGACAATGGTGGCGTTTGATCACCCCCATCTTTCTACATAGCACGTTTACACATTTACTGTTTAACGGATTCTCACTTGCCATCTTCGGTCCATTCCTAGAGAAATTACTTGGAACCGTCAAGTTTTCAATATTCTTTTTATCGACAGGTATCCTTGCCAATATCGCAACATTTCTAATTAACCCACTTACATATAACCACGTAGGTGCTAGCGGAGCAATTTTTGGTTTACTCGGATTCTTTCTATATCTTGTACTTTTCAATAAAACCAATTTTACGAACAACGAAAGAAATACAGTATATACACTGACCGGAATTGCCGTCATCATGACCTTCATTCAACCGCAGATCAACGTTATCGGTCATTTGGCTGGACTGGCAACCGGCTTTTTAACAGCTCCATTATATTTAAGAAAAAAATGGTAG
- the acpS gene encoding holo-ACP synthase, with translation MIKGIGVDITELDRMETLINRQPRLKERILTEREILIFEKLNGRRKVEYFAGRFAAKEAFSKANGTGIGKHLSFLDIEIISDDKGKPMISKPFSEGVHLSISHSRDYAVAQVVIEG, from the coding sequence GTGATTAAAGGTATAGGCGTGGACATTACTGAGTTGGATAGAATGGAAACACTGATTAATCGGCAACCCCGTTTAAAGGAGCGTATATTAACAGAAAGGGAAATCTTGATTTTCGAAAAGTTAAATGGAAGAAGGAAGGTCGAGTATTTTGCAGGGCGTTTTGCGGCAAAGGAGGCTTTTTCAAAAGCAAACGGTACAGGGATCGGTAAGCACTTATCCTTTTTGGATATTGAAATCATATCGGATGATAAAGGAAAGCCGATGATTTCAAAGCCGTTTTCTGAAGGGGTCCATCTTTCGATTAGCCACAGCAGGGATTATGCGGTTGCTCAAGTCGTAATTGAAGGGTGA
- a CDS encoding LolA family protein — translation MKKMVMLFAGIMLLLALSACGQKSQSDVVSELNEKLGEMKGYKANAKMTLKMGTEPQVYNVEIWHKDPSFYRVNLKNEEKDQSQMILKNDDGVYVLTPALNKSFKFQSEWPENSSQAYLFESLVKDITEDKSATYKETDKHYVFETKTRYQNNKMLPYQEITINKKDLSPVSVKVMDPDKTALVLVEFSKVKFDTTFDKDSFDMKKNMTSAQLEAPVMAEVQNEGFAVKYPENIGDMNLTEEKEITTEKGERVVLTYEGTKSFTLVQEKAEVVQTSVSTNVNGEPVDLGYTVGAMTGNTIAWTFEGVDYMLASKDLTQEEMIEVARSVGEEPVK, via the coding sequence ATGAAGAAGATGGTAATGCTTTTTGCAGGGATCATGCTCTTGCTTGCTCTTTCTGCTTGCGGCCAAAAATCACAGAGTGACGTAGTGAGTGAATTGAATGAGAAGCTTGGCGAAATGAAGGGATATAAGGCTAACGCGAAGATGACATTGAAGATGGGGACGGAACCTCAAGTTTATAATGTGGAGATTTGGCATAAGGACCCTTCTTTTTACCGCGTAAATCTGAAAAATGAAGAGAAGGATCAAAGCCAGATGATTTTGAAAAATGATGACGGTGTATATGTTCTGACGCCAGCTTTGAATAAAAGCTTTAAATTTCAAAGCGAGTGGCCGGAGAACAGCAGTCAGGCCTATTTGTTCGAGTCGTTGGTGAAAGACATTACGGAAGATAAAAGTGCGACATATAAAGAAACGGATAAACATTATGTCTTTGAAACGAAAACACGCTACCAAAACAATAAGATGTTGCCATATCAAGAGATTACTATAAACAAAAAGGATTTATCCCCAGTCAGTGTAAAAGTCATGGACCCTGATAAGACCGCATTGGTACTAGTTGAATTCTCGAAAGTTAAGTTCGATACGACTTTTGATAAAGATTCATTTGATATGAAGAAAAACATGACAAGTGCACAACTTGAAGCACCCGTTATGGCAGAAGTCCAAAATGAAGGATTTGCAGTGAAATACCCTGAGAATATTGGTGATATGAATTTAACGGAAGAAAAAGAAATTACGACTGAAAAGGGAGAACGTGTCGTTTTGACCTATGAGGGTACAAAAAGTTTTACATTAGTTCAGGAAAAAGCTGAGGTAGTTCAAACTTCCGTTTCGACGAATGTGAATGGAGAACCGGTTGATTTAGGTTATACTGTCGGGGCCATGACAGGAAATACGATTGCATGGACTTTTGAAGGTGTCGATTATATGCTTGCATCAAAGGATTTGACACAGGAAGAGATGATAGAAGTCGCCCGTTCGGTTGGGGAAGAACCAGTCAAATAG
- the alr gene encoding alanine racemase — translation MVLETKIFHRDTWAEVNLDKIFENISSMKQRLGNGVSLFAVVKANAYGHGDYEVAKTALEAGADFLSVAFLDEALALRKKGILAPILVLGASRPESAALAAKYGISVTVFDVAWLEKAKDLLKPGQVLQIHVKVDSGMGRIGIRDKGQLMKVENLLEREACFNFQGIFTHFATADEMKTDYYEKQLATFKGMLSVMTGKPEYIHAANSAASLRFTDPEWNAIRMGISMYGLSPSVEMKPILPYPLKQAISLRTKMVAVKQLAKGESVSYGATYTAEGDEWIGTLPIGYADGWIRKLQGQEVLVDGKRVPIVGRICMDQCMIKLPGPYPVGTEVTLMGNDGDESITVDEIAAKLETINYEITCMIGARVPRVYIKDNQVKHVRNFILE, via the coding sequence ATGGTCTTGGAGACGAAAATATTTCATCGAGATACGTGGGCAGAAGTAAATTTGGATAAAATTTTTGAAAATATCTCTTCCATGAAACAAAGACTGGGAAATGGCGTTAGTCTTTTCGCTGTCGTTAAAGCGAATGCATATGGCCATGGGGACTATGAAGTGGCCAAAACGGCGCTTGAAGCGGGGGCGGATTTTTTAAGTGTCGCTTTTTTGGATGAGGCTCTTGCCTTACGAAAAAAGGGAATATTGGCTCCGATCCTTGTACTTGGGGCATCAAGGCCTGAAAGCGCAGCACTTGCTGCCAAGTATGGGATTTCCGTAACGGTTTTTGATGTAGCATGGTTGGAAAAGGCAAAGGATTTGTTGAAACCGGGACAAGTTTTGCAAATCCATGTAAAAGTGGATAGCGGCATGGGTAGAATCGGCATTCGTGATAAAGGTCAACTCATGAAAGTGGAAAATTTGCTTGAGAGGGAAGCTTGTTTCAATTTCCAAGGGATATTCACTCATTTCGCGACGGCGGATGAAATGAAGACCGACTATTATGAAAAGCAGCTTGCTACATTTAAAGGGATGCTTTCCGTAATGACTGGAAAGCCTGAATATATTCATGCAGCCAATAGTGCAGCTTCTTTAAGATTCACCGATCCTGAATGGAATGCAATAAGAATGGGGATTTCCATGTATGGATTGAGTCCTTCCGTGGAAATGAAGCCGATTTTGCCATACCCATTAAAACAGGCTATATCGTTGAGAACGAAGATGGTCGCGGTTAAACAGCTTGCTAAGGGTGAAAGCGTTAGTTATGGAGCGACATATACGGCTGAAGGTGATGAATGGATCGGGACTTTGCCAATCGGTTATGCTGACGGCTGGATCCGTAAGCTGCAAGGTCAGGAAGTTCTTGTGGATGGAAAAAGAGTACCCATAGTCGGGAGGATTTGCATGGATCAATGCATGATCAAGCTGCCTGGACCATACCCTGTAGGAACAGAGGTCACACTGATGGGGAATGATGGGGATGAATCGATTACTGTCGATGAGATAGCGGCAAAACTGGAAACGATCAACTATGAGATAACATGTATGATAGGAGCAAGAGTGCCCCGTGTTTATATAAAAGACAATCAGGTGAAACATGTACGCAACTTCATTTTGGAATGA
- a CDS encoding CopG family ribbon-helix-helix protein encodes MSESSATREILIRLPQNFLTELDGYASEENVNRSEFIYRATKMYLRERKKKEFRESMKRGYIEMAAINLTIASEAFQAEFEAGHCVERLVSGG; translated from the coding sequence GTGTCTGAATCCAGCGCAACAAGAGAGATATTAATTCGATTACCTCAAAATTTTTTAACAGAGTTAGATGGGTATGCGAGTGAGGAAAATGTGAATCGCAGTGAATTTATTTATCGTGCCACAAAAATGTATCTTCGCGAACGTAAAAAGAAAGAGTTTCGTGAATCGATGAAACGCGGTTATATTGAAATGGCGGCCATTAACTTAACGATTGCTTCTGAAGCCTTCCAGGCTGAATTCGAGGCTGGTCATTGCGTTGAACGATTAGTTAGCGGAGGCTGA
- a CDS encoding type II toxin-antitoxin system PemK/MazF family toxin encodes MVVKRGDVYFADLSPVVGSEQGGTRPVLILQNDIGNRFSPTVIVAAITAQIQKAKLPTHVEINAKKYGFERDSVILLEQIRTIDKQRLTDKITHLDEPMMQKVNEALQISLGLIEF; translated from the coding sequence ATTGTTGTTAAGCGTGGTGACGTATACTTCGCAGACCTTTCCCCGGTAGTTGGTTCAGAGCAGGGGGGGACCCGTCCGGTACTAATTTTACAAAACGATATTGGTAATCGCTTTAGTCCGACTGTGATCGTGGCAGCCATTACAGCTCAAATTCAAAAAGCGAAATTGCCTACACATGTTGAGATTAATGCAAAAAAGTACGGATTCGAGCGGGATTCCGTCATTTTATTAGAACAGATCCGGACAATTGATAAGCAGCGTTTAACTGATAAAATTACGCATCTTGACGAACCGATGATGCAAAAAGTCAATGAAGCTTTGCAAATTAGTTTAGGCCTCATTGAGTTTTAA
- a CDS encoding RsbT co-antagonist protein RsbRA — translation MNQLVYDFIKQNQDYILTEWMGIMKESTDERLIKVVSDRMFTQTSSEFIDMIITNVDSKNKEFTLKLSDFAEKVVQLGWPLTFVNEGLHKFTLIVINGMVEKGLVTPENQVNLVNHLDKWATPINNEIVNIYTQTWERTVSMQKIALQELSAPLIPVLEGITVMPLIGTIDTERAKQIMENLLTGVVKHRSEVVLIDITGVPVVDTMVAHHIIQAAEAVRLVGAKCILCGIRPEIAQTIVNLGINLNEVITKNTLKKGIEVALELTSRKIVKVEG, via the coding sequence ATGAATCAATTGGTTTACGATTTTATTAAGCAAAATCAAGATTACATCCTTACTGAGTGGATGGGCATCATGAAGGAAAGTACGGACGAAAGATTAATTAAAGTCGTTTCAGATCGAATGTTCACGCAAACGAGCAGTGAATTTATAGATATGATCATCACGAACGTTGATAGTAAAAACAAGGAATTCACATTGAAGCTTTCAGATTTTGCCGAGAAAGTCGTCCAATTGGGATGGCCTCTCACTTTCGTCAATGAAGGACTTCATAAATTCACGTTGATTGTCATTAATGGAATGGTGGAAAAGGGTCTGGTTACTCCTGAAAACCAAGTCAATCTTGTTAACCATTTGGATAAATGGGCCACACCGATAAATAATGAAATAGTCAATATATATACTCAAACTTGGGAAAGAACTGTTTCCATGCAAAAAATAGCGTTGCAAGAACTTTCAGCACCGCTCATTCCTGTATTGGAAGGAATAACGGTAATGCCGCTGATTGGTACGATTGATACGGAACGTGCCAAACAGATAATGGAAAACCTGTTGACTGGCGTTGTTAAGCATAGATCTGAAGTTGTTCTTATTGATATAACGGGCGTGCCGGTCGTGGATACCATGGTTGCCCATCATATCATTCAAGCGGCGGAGGCAGTCCGATTAGTGGGCGCAAAATGTATACTCTGCGGCATCCGCCCAGAAATTGCTCAAACCATCGTTAATCTTGGAATTAATTTAAATGAAGTGATTACAAAAAATACATTGAAAAAAGGGATAGAAGTTGCGTTGGAATTAACGAGCCGTAAGATCGTAAAGGTGGAGGGATAA
- a CDS encoding STAS domain-containing protein codes for MRIPILKLYDCLLVSIQWELDDVTALQFQEDLLHKIHETSANGVVIDITSIDFIDSFIAKVLGDVFSMSKLMGAKVVITGIQPAVAITLIELGISLDDVLTALDLEKGLEKLQQELGD; via the coding sequence ATGAGGATTCCGATATTAAAGCTTTATGACTGCTTGTTAGTCTCTATACAGTGGGAATTGGATGATGTGACAGCCCTTCAATTTCAAGAGGATTTACTGCATAAGATTCATGAAACAAGCGCGAATGGCGTTGTTATAGATATTACCTCAATAGATTTTATTGATTCTTTTATCGCAAAGGTTTTAGGCGATGTCTTTAGCATGTCTAAGCTTATGGGGGCCAAAGTTGTAATTACGGGGATCCAGCCTGCTGTTGCAATAACATTAATTGAACTGGGAATTAGTCTCGATGATGTTCTGACAGCATTAGACCTAGAGAAAGGCCTGGAGAAATTACAACAGGAATTGGGGGATTAA
- a CDS encoding anti-sigma regulatory factor, whose product MEFQSCVKIINEWDIVAARQLGRNVAKELGFGTVDQARITTAISELARNIYLYAGQGSVSIEKLNINGKSGLKIIAEDQGPGIEDIRRVMEDGYTTSGGLGAGLPGAKRLMDDFDIDSIPGEGTKIIATKWLR is encoded by the coding sequence ATGGAGTTCCAATCCTGCGTAAAAATCATAAATGAATGGGACATCGTAGCTGCAAGGCAGCTCGGAAGAAATGTCGCTAAAGAGTTGGGGTTCGGTACTGTAGACCAGGCCAGGATCACAACGGCCATTAGCGAATTGGCCCGAAACATATACCTATATGCTGGACAAGGCAGTGTTAGCATAGAAAAGCTAAATATAAATGGGAAGTCAGGATTGAAAATCATTGCAGAGGACCAAGGGCCGGGAATTGAGGATATCCGCAGAGTCATGGAAGATGGATATACCACCTCAGGGGGACTGGGTGCAGGTCTTCCTGGAGCCAAACGTTTAATGGATGACTTTGATATTGATTCGATACCAGGTGAAGGGACTAAGATCATCGCTACGAAATGGCTCCGTTAG
- a CDS encoding PP2C family protein-serine/threonine phosphatase, with translation MDIRENMEKKYHEALSTYLKDQNEQALYQGQKISRLHIKYNISPEEIISMHKNNLMELYPDLPGKVLDSFDFLLEVMMGYGIAYREHQSLRHQQQELKTEIEIAANVQHTLLETEIPDIKALEIGAISVPARQMNGDYYHFVQDENDRIGVGIADVIGKGIPAALCMSMIKYAMDSLPEHRHEPNSVLESLNRVVEHNVDPSMFITMFYGLYDPHDRQFSYASAGHEPGFYYDAATGTFSDLDAKGLLLGVDKKTRYRQYEKTVNRGDMIILLSDGVTECRTYDGFIERETLIGFIKKNMHLQAQEMVNNIFKQLEKMQNFQLRDDFTLIILKSNV, from the coding sequence ATGGATATTAGGGAGAACATGGAGAAAAAGTATCATGAGGCGCTTTCTACTTATCTTAAAGACCAAAATGAGCAGGCACTCTACCAAGGACAAAAGATTAGCCGCCTACATATCAAATACAATATATCTCCAGAAGAAATCATCAGTATGCATAAAAATAACTTAATGGAACTTTACCCGGACTTACCGGGGAAAGTATTGGATTCTTTCGATTTTCTGCTGGAAGTCATGATGGGCTACGGCATTGCATACCGTGAACATCAAAGCCTTAGACATCAACAGCAGGAACTGAAAACGGAAATCGAGATCGCGGCAAACGTTCAACATACTCTTTTGGAAACGGAAATTCCTGATATCAAAGCTCTTGAAATTGGAGCGATCAGTGTTCCGGCGAGACAGATGAACGGAGATTACTATCACTTCGTCCAAGATGAAAATGATCGTATAGGAGTAGGGATAGCAGATGTCATAGGAAAAGGGATTCCTGCTGCATTGTGCATGTCGATGATCAAATATGCGATGGACAGTCTTCCCGAGCATCGACATGAACCGAATAGTGTGCTTGAGAGTTTGAACCGTGTTGTGGAGCATAATGTGGATCCAAGCATGTTCATAACCATGTTCTATGGTTTATATGATCCGCATGACAGGCAATTTTCCTATGCTTCAGCCGGACATGAACCTGGCTTTTACTATGATGCCGCAACAGGTACTTTCAGCGATTTGGATGCAAAGGGCTTGCTGCTTGGAGTTGATAAAAAAACAAGGTATCGCCAATATGAAAAAACGGTGAATCGTGGAGACATGATCATTTTATTATCCGATGGAGTAACGGAGTGCCGGACGTATGATGGGTTCATAGAAAGGGAAACACTTATCGGTTTCATTAAAAAAAATATGCATTTGCAAGCCCAGGAAATGGTGAATAATATATTTAAACAATTGGAGAAAATGCAGAACTTCCAACTGAGGGATGATTTTACATTAATAATTTTAAAATCAAATGTTTAG
- a CDS encoding anti-sigma factor antagonist → MNITVDVNELNTEFVVKLKGEIDAYTAPKLRESLFPISEQDNVSITIDLTEVSYMDSTGLGVFVGAFKSVRAHNGEFTLVGLSERLRRLFDITGLADIIDIKSGTEGGLE, encoded by the coding sequence ATGAATATAACTGTAGATGTTAATGAATTAAATACTGAATTTGTTGTAAAACTAAAAGGTGAAATCGATGCCTATACTGCACCGAAATTAAGGGAATCACTATTTCCGATTTCAGAGCAGGATAATGTTTCGATTACGATTGATTTAACTGAAGTCTCTTATATGGATAGTACGGGACTTGGGGTATTTGTCGGTGCTTTCAAAAGCGTAAGGGCACATAATGGCGAATTCACATTAGTTGGCTTATCAGAAAGGTTACGACGTTTATTTGATATAACAGGTCTTGCAGATATCATTGATATAAAAAGTGGTACAGAGGGTGGGTTAGAATGA
- the rsbW gene encoding anti-sigma B factor RsbW, producing MSQVYDYIEMKIPAKPEFIGVIRLTLSGIGSRMGFAYDEIEDLKIATSEACTNAVQHAYKDSEKGEVKVSFGLYPDRLEVMVSDSGKSCNFEEVRQGLGPYENGQKVELLREGGLGLYLIETLMDDVKIHQHDGVTVFMTKFLEGEQVEMDAKTVST from the coding sequence ATGAGTCAAGTATATGATTACATCGAAATGAAAATACCTGCAAAACCAGAATTCATCGGTGTCATTCGTTTAACGCTTTCTGGGATAGGAAGCCGGATGGGATTTGCGTATGATGAAATTGAGGATTTGAAAATCGCTACCAGTGAGGCTTGTACAAATGCGGTACAGCATGCATATAAGGATTCTGAAAAAGGTGAAGTGAAAGTAAGTTTTGGCCTTTATCCTGACCGTCTGGAGGTCATGGTTTCCGATAGTGGCAAGAGCTGTAATTTCGAAGAAGTTCGTCAAGGACTCGGTCCATACGAAAATGGACAAAAAGTCGAACTTTTGAGAGAAGGAGGCTTGGGTCTTTACCTTATTGAAACTTTGATGGATGATGTTAAAATTCATCAGCATGATGGGGTTACAGTATTTATGACTAAGTTTTTAGAAGGAGAGCAGGTGGAGATGGATGCAAAAACAGTCTCAACCTAA
- the sigB gene encoding RNA polymerase sigma factor SigB, translated as MQKQSQPNQAQREQVNEWIRAYQQNQDDEAQSNLVIHYKSLVETIARKYAKGKSFQEDISQVGMIGLLGAIRRYDESFGKSFEAFAVPTIIGEIKRFLRDKTWSVHVPRRIKELGPKIRVTVEELTTTLHRSPRIDEIADSIGVTEEEVLEAMEMGKSYQALSVDHSIEADSDGGTVTLLDIFGNVDEGFEKVNQRLVLEKVLHVLSDREKMIIQHTYLENLSQKEAGDKLGISQMHVSRLQRRAIKKLQEAINAENSELIQ; from the coding sequence ATGCAAAAACAGTCTCAACCTAATCAGGCACAAAGAGAACAGGTAAATGAATGGATTAGAGCTTACCAGCAGAATCAAGATGATGAAGCACAGAGTAATCTAGTCATCCATTATAAAAGTTTAGTTGAAACAATCGCCCGCAAGTATGCGAAAGGGAAATCATTTCAGGAGGATATCTCCCAAGTCGGCATGATTGGTTTATTAGGTGCCATTCGACGATATGATGAATCTTTCGGTAAGAGCTTTGAGGCATTTGCCGTCCCTACTATAATAGGCGAAATCAAAAGGTTCCTTCGTGACAAAACATGGAGTGTCCATGTGCCAAGGAGAATTAAGGAACTTGGTCCGAAAATCAGGGTGACTGTCGAGGAATTGACGACAACTCTGCATCGTTCACCAAGAATAGATGAAATAGCCGATAGTATAGGCGTGACTGAAGAAGAAGTTTTAGAAGCGATGGAAATGGGAAAAAGCTATCAAGCTTTATCTGTGGATCATTCTATTGAGGCGGATTCTGATGGCGGTACTGTCACATTGCTTGATATATTCGGGAATGTCGATGAAGGTTTTGAAAAGGTCAATCAGCGGCTTGTGCTTGAAAAGGTGCTGCATGTTCTGAGTGACCGTGAAAAGATGATCATTCAACATACTTATTTAGAGAATTTAAGCCAGAAAGAAGCTGGCGATAAACTGGGGATTTCCCAAATGCATGTTTCAAGGCTCCAACGCCGTGCGATCAAGAAACTTCAAGAAGCCATTAATGCTGAAAACTCGGAGTTAATTCAGTGA
- a CDS encoding PP2C family serine/threonine-protein phosphatase has product MIKDILRGEKIEVLVSQSSKNGMVYCGDDYFFLHTKEYFVCVLADGLGSGKNAYDSSHAVIEEVKRNHELDVESLMAVCNQVLVDKRGAAVSILKIFYDKNEFVYSSVGNIRFFLYNPSDDKLVYPLPVTGYLSGRKQTYRTQSYKYEPNAKFILHSDGLELKGAKSFLKRLVPIDKNAQCILKSSPLTADDTTFILGSLLSP; this is encoded by the coding sequence GTGATCAAAGATATTCTGAGGGGAGAAAAAATAGAAGTCCTTGTCTCTCAATCGTCTAAAAACGGGATGGTTTATTGTGGTGATGATTACTTCTTTCTTCATACGAAAGAATACTTTGTGTGTGTCCTGGCAGATGGTCTAGGCAGCGGCAAAAATGCTTATGATTCCTCCCATGCCGTCATCGAGGAAGTTAAACGTAATCATGAGTTGGATGTAGAATCATTAATGGCGGTATGTAACCAGGTTTTGGTCGATAAGCGGGGGGCAGCCGTTTCGATTTTGAAGATATTTTATGATAAGAATGAATTTGTATACAGTTCAGTGGGTAACATCCGCTTTTTCCTGTATAATCCAAGCGACGATAAACTCGTTTACCCTTTACCTGTTACAGGGTATTTATCCGGAAGGAAACAAACATACAGGACGCAGAGCTACAAATATGAACCAAATGCAAAATTCATTCTTCATTCCGATGGTTTAGAACTTAAGGGAGCTAAATCTTTTTTAAAAAGGCTGGTCCCTATCGATAAGAACGCACAATGTATATTAAAAAGCAGTCCATTAACTGCAGATGATACAACTTTCATTTTAGGAAGCTTACTTTCGCCATAA